CGCGGCCAGGTCGGGCAGGTGCTCGTCGCGCGCCTTCTCGGGGCGTCCGGGCGGGTGCAGCGGATAGCCGAGGAAGGCGAGGCCTGAGGCCGGCATGCCGTCGGCGACGGCCATCGACGCCATGCGGCCTCCGAACGACTTGCCCGACACCCAGATCGGCTCGCCGGCATCGGCGCTGGCATCGATCGCGCGCTCGCGGGCGTACGCCGCCGCCGCACGCCACGTCGCGATCGCGACGGGCGGGCGATCGGGGAACTTGCGTCCCGCCTCGCGATACGGGAAGTCGAAGCGCAGGGTCGCGACGCCGAGCGCCCGCACGGCCGAGGCGAACCCCGCGAGGAACGGGTGCTCCATGCCGGTGCCTGCGCCGTGTGCGACGACGAGCGTCGCCCACGCGTCGGCGGGTCGGGCGTAGAGCGCCGAGACGGAGTCGACGCCACCGACGGGGCTCGCGGCATCCGCCGGACCGTCGTCGCCGAGGCGGATGCGCACGGCCTCGTCGCTCAATCGAGGCTCCCGAGCACGCTGCCGACGCCGTCGGCGAGATCGACGAGGCCGCCCGACACGTCGACGAGGTCGCCGAGCGCGACCGTGAGGTGCGCGACGTCGTCGACGAGAACGATGAGTTGGGCGAGGTGCCCGGTGAGCTCGGCGAGGTCGGCCGTGCCGCTCACCAGATCGCCGAGCGTGTCGACGTTCGTGCGTTCGAGCGTCTGCACGTCGAGCTTCAGCGTCGCGATCCAGTCGCGTTCGACGCCGAAGAGCACGGCGTAGGGCAGCAGCTTCTCGTGCAGGTGGAAGCGGGCGAGAGGGCCGGATGCCGCGGCCGGCGAGGTGTCGGCGGGTGCTGTCGTCGCGGCATCCGTCGTCTGGGGCACCGGGATCAGCTGGGCGCCCGTCGGGGACTGCAGCACGCGCATGCGGTCGGCCTCGGCGAGCACGAGGTACTGGCGGAGGCCGTCGAGGTGTTCGCGGCGTTCGCGTGCCGCGGGCAGGAACCGGCGCCACGACGCCGGAGTCACGACGATGGTCGCGATCGTCACGGCGAGGGCCGCGAGCGTCGCGATGAGCGCCGGCCAGTCGCCGGAGCCGAGGGTGATGACGAGGAGCAGCGCCTCGACGAGCATGCCGAGGTAGGCGAGCACGGTGAGGGTGGTGCCGGGCCAGGCCATGCGGCGCTGGGCGACGAGTCCGGCGCGGGCGAGCGCGTAGTCGGCGTTGCGCACGACCGACTTCAGGCGTGCCGAGAGCGCACGCCGGTCGGTCGAGAAGCGACGAAGGCGCGTGCTCGTGTGTTCTGGGCCGAAGAGCGCTTCGAGCACGGCGAGCTCGTCGCCGGTGAGGGGTGCCCCTGGCTGCAGTTCGATGCCGATCGGTTCGCGCTTCGTCTCGTTCGCGATGATGCGGATGCGGCGCGACACCGCGAGGTCGACGATCACCGCGGCTGCCGCGCGCCGGTCGGCCTCGACGAGCAGCGCGTCGTGCAGCACCGATGCCCCGCGTGCCCTCGTGTACTGCACGACCGGGGAGTGCACCGGCTGCCGGGACACGATGCGCGCGACGATGCCGAGCGCGAAGATGACGAGCGCTGGGGCGATGGCGAGCAGGATGACGGCGGGGAGCACGCGCTCAGTCTAGGGATCCGCGCGCATGCTCCGCGGGACGGCGACGCCGAACGTCAGGGGGCCGGCGGGGGCGTGACGGGCACGAGGCGGGCGTCGGCGAGTGCGGCCACCGCGTCGATCGCGGCGCGATGCGCGGCGGGCGATGCGGTGAGCCGGAAGTGCCCGGCCGCCGGCACGATCACGTTCGTCGCGCCCGCGAGCGCGCTGCCCTCTGGCACGTGCGCGTCGAGGGTGCCGAAGATCGAGACGATGTGCTCGTTCACCGTGGCATCGCGTTGCAGTTCGACGATCGTGACGTCGGTGGGCAGGAACGCGCGCATGCTCGGGTCGAAGAACCAGCGGGCCCTCGCCGAGCCGGCGTACGGCGTCGCGAGCGTGACCGCGCCGCGCACGTCGAGGCGATCGGAGCCCGCCGATCCGAGTGGGCCCGAGCCGCGCACGAGGTCGGTCAGCAGGTGCTTGCCGATGAGGCCGCCCTTGCTGTGCGCGACGATCACGCGTCCGGCGGGCGGTGGGTCGACCCGCGCGAGGGCGCGCTGCAGCAGCCTCGAGGTGTCGGGCACGGATCGACGGTTCATGCCGAGGCCATGCACGATCGTGATGCGGTGCCCGGCGCGGTTCAGGGTATCGGCGAGCGGCGCGAGGAAGCTCCAGTGCTCGTGCACGCCGGGAACGAGCACGACGTCGGGCATGGCGGGGTCGCCGATGCGCCAGCGCTCGGGCGGACGGGTCGAGACGAGTTGCACGAGTCGTCGCCGAGCCCCGAACCCGTAGTCGCGCAGTACCCATCCGACGCGCGTCGTCGTGCTGCCGCCGAGCGCCTTCGAGAGCGCCGCGCGCCGTTCGTGGGGTGCGAGCTCACTGCCCAACCGGTCGCCGCGGGCATGGCCGGCGATGAGGTCGCCGAGCGGGCCGACCTGGTGCGGAACGGCCTCGTGCCCGCGTCCGGGCACCTCGGCGTACCTGGCGTGCGGGGCGAGCACCGCGACCGCCTGCCCCCAGTAGCGGGGCACGACGCGGTCGTCTGCGCCGCGGATCACGAGCACGTCGGCGCGCACGCGGGGGAGCACGAGCTCCATGCGGTGCTCGAGCGTCGGCCGGAGGTTCGCGAGCACCCATCGGCTGCCGGCCTGGATGTAGGCGAGGGCGCCGCGCGCGAACGCGAAGAGGTCGATGACGGCGATGTCCTGCAGGAACCTGGCCGCCTGCTGGTGCGCGGTGCGCTCGCGTGGGTTCACCGAGGGGCCGACGAGCACGATGCGCTCGACGAGCTCCGGATGCCGCGCCGCGAGGTCTGCGACCACCTGGGCGCCCATGGAGTGCCCGACGAGCACGGGGTGCGAGGCCGGCCGATCGACGGAGGACTCGGCGCGCAGCTCGATGAGCAGGTCGGCGACGAGGTCGGCCGTCTCGGACACCGTGAGCGCCTTGGCCGGCTTCGGCGAATCGCCGAAGCCGGGGAGGTCGAGCGCGAGCACGCGCCCGGACTCGGCGAGGCGCTCGTCGAGTCCGCCCCAGTACTCGGCGGCCATGCCGAGGCCGTGCACGAGCACGTAGGTGGGGGCGTCGGGTGCCGTGGCCGTGCGGCTGCCGGCGGGCTCGACCGTCGAAGCCTCGGCGCGGTCGGGCTCGTGGATGACGATCGTGCGATCGCCACGACGGAAGGTGCGCGCGGGCATTCCCGCAGCCTACCCGCGCTGTCCCGACGGGGTCAGCCGGCGTGCGATGCGCTCGGTCGGCGCATCGCGACCACGCGCATCGCCGCCGTCGCGATCAGCACGGCGATCACCGCGATGATCGCGGCGATGCCGGTGACGGTCGACGACGGCTCGTCGGTGAGGCGGGCGACGGCGATCCACGCGATGCCCCAGCTCAGCGAGAGGGCGGGCGCGATGCGACCGTGGTCCCACACGGCGAGGGCGATGCCGAGGAGTCCGGCGATGGCGACGAGGCCCACCGACCAGGTCTCGGGCGGCAGGCCGAACCCGTCGAAGCCGACGGCGACGAGCACCGCGGCGATGTTCGCGATCGTGGCGACGCACACCCATCCGAGGTAGAGGCCGATCGTGCCGTCGGTGACGAGGGCGTCGATCGCGCTCTTCGGGCGCAGCTCGAGCCCGATGCGGAACGCCGCGACGAGCACGACGAGCAGCGCGGCGATCACGGGCACGCTCAGCCAGAGCAGGTCGAACTGGATGCTGAGGATCCACGCCGCATTCAGCAGGAGGGATGCCGCGACCCACGGGCCGAGCCGGCGGTGCCGCTCGTCGGTGCGCTGGGCGGGCAGGAACTGCCACACCGCGTAGGCGAGCAGCCCGAAGTAGATGAGCGACCAGATGGCGAAGGCGCCACCGCCCGGCGCCACGAGCGTCGCGTCGGCGGCGAGTGCGCCGCCCGCGGCATCCTGAACCCGTTGCCCGCCGGCGGCACCCGACCCGATGAAGGAGCCGACGACCGCGATCAGGGCGCTGACCGCCACCGTGAGCTGCCTGGCGAGATCGCCGCCCGAACTCGCGGCGGAGTTCGTGCCCGAACTCGTGCCGGATGCGTCGCGAGCCGTGCTCGACTTCGGCGGTTGCGCCTCCGGCGTGCGAGCCGTGCTCGGCCCGCCCGCCGTGCTCGATACGTGGGCTGCGCGTTCAGGGTTCGTCATCGCCACTCCTGCCGTCGTCGTTCGGATCCCGGTCGGATTTCCTCCAGCCTAGGCAGGCCTCCGGCGCTCCACATCGAACCTTCGGACGACACGGAGGGGGTTGACAACGGCCCGCTCCGGCCGGCTCACCAGCCTTCGGCGAGCACCCGATCGAGCATCGCCACGAAGAAGTCGGCGGAGTCGTCGTCGAGGCAGAGCGGCGGCTTCGTCTTCAGCACGTTCTGGTGGTCGCCGGTCGGCTGCATGACGACGCCGAGTTCGAGCAGGCGGTCGCAGATGGCCGCGGTCTCGGCCGTGGCCGGCGCGAGGGTCGCGCGGTCGCGCACGAACTCGACGCCGAGGTAGAGGCCGAGTCCGTGCACGGCTCCGATGAGCGGATGTCGCGCGGCGAGCTCCTCGAGGCGGTGCTTGAGTCGCGTGCCGACGTCGAGGGCGTTGCGCTGCAGGCCCTCGTCGCGGAAGGCGTCGAGCACGGCGAGTCCGGCGACGCTGGAGGCGGGGCTGCCGCCCGTGGACGAGAAGAAGTACCCCTGGCTGCGGAACCGGGCGGCGATCTCGCGCGTCGTGATGACCGCACCGAGCGGGTAGCCGTTGCCCGCCGCCTTGGCCACGGCGATGACGTCGGGCACGACGCCCTGCTGCTCGAAGCCCCAGAACCAGTGGCCGAGCCGGCCGAAGCCGGCCTGCACCTCGTCGGCGATCGCGAGGCCGCCGGCCGCGCGCACGGCGGCGTAGATCTCGGCGAGGTAGCCGTCGGGCAGCGGGATGCCTCCGGCGTTGCCGAAGAACGTCTCGGCGATGAACGCGGCGGGCGGGCGCCCGTCGGCGGCGAGCCGGGCGATGCGGTCGGCGGCCTCCGAGGCGTAGTTCGCGGCATCCGCCCCCCGATGCACCCCGCGGAACGGATTCGGCGTATCGACGCCGTGCACCCAGTCGGGCCGGGTCTCGAGCGCGTTCGGGTTGTCGGCGACCGAGGTGCTCACGGCATCGGACGCGTAGGTCCAGCCGTGGTAGGCCTCGAGGATCGCGACGACGTCGCGCCGGCCGGTGGCCGCGAGGGCGACGCGGATCGCGAGGTCCGTCGCCTCGGAGCCCGAGTTCACGAGGAACACCGTGTCGAGCGGGTCGGGCGCGAGGGCCGCGAGCCGTTCGGCGTACTCGACGACCGCGCCGTAGTGGAACCGCGAGTTCGTGTTGAGGCGCCGCAGCTGCCGACTCACGGCGTCGGCGACGCCCACATGCCCGTGGCCGAGCGGCGTCACGTTGTTCACCATGTCCAGGTAGGCGCGCCCGTCGACGCCGACGAGGTGCTCGCGCCACCCGCGCTCGATGCGCGGCGGCGCCTCGTAGTAGTGCTCCTGCACCTCGGCGAAGCTCGCAGTGCGACGGGAGAGCAGGGCGTGATCAGTCTCGGTCTCGGTCTCGGGCTCGATCCCGCCGTTCGGGCCTTGGCCGGCGGATGTCGCGAGCCCGAGCACCGGCGCCGGATCGAGCGTCTGGGCGAGCCAGCCGTTCGCGTACTCGGGGCGCACGAGGTGCGGCGCGGCGGGCCCGTCGGCGCGCTCGAGGCGGATGCGGATGCGCGTCCGGGCTGGGAGCCCGTCGACGACCGGCTGGTCGGGCGCACTCGGGGTCGCCGCCTCGATGAGGAGCCGCACGCCGGATCCCCGCGACTCGACGACCTCGAGCACCTGCGGCTCGGCGAACCACACGTCGATGCCCGTCGGGATCGTGGCCGACGACTCCGCCGACCGGATGCGGCTCTCGGTGAGGCGGGGCGTGGCGCGTGGAAGCCAGGCGGCGGAGGCCCCGGCGTCGAGCGCTGCGAGGGCGAGGCGCTCCTCGAGACCTGCGTCGAGCCATGCGCCGGCGTCGACCGCGTCGGATTCGGGCGAGACGTCGAGCCGCACGGCGTTCGCGGCGTTCGCGGCGTCGAAGCCGCGCAGGATCACCCCGAACGAGCCCGTCGCGGGCGCGCGAGCCGGCGGTTCGACGCCGAGGTCGGCCGCGATCGCGCCAGTCATCACCTCGCTCGGCACCGACACGGCCTGCTCGAAGATGCGCCACTCGCGCTCGATGCCGTCGGCGGCATATGCATTCGCTCCACCGTCGAGCTGCACCTGGTGCTCGCCGCTCACCACGAGCACCGCGCCGCGCACGACGACGAGCGGCCAGATCGCGGCGACCTCGGCCGACGAGAGCGGGCGCAGGGCGTGGAACGCGCGGATCGCGGGCAGCACCGAAACGGGCTCGGCGCCCGCGTGGTGCAGCACCGACGAGATCGTGATGGCGAGCTCGGCGACCGCCCACGACCGGGTCACGTCGCCGAAGTCGATGAGCCCGTCGGGAAGGCCGGGCAGGCCGGGCAGGCCGGGGTCGCCGGCCGAGCCCGACACGCCGGCATCGACTGCGCGCACCACGTTGTCGTCGGTCAGGTCGAGGTGCACCGCCTGGGTCGGCAGGTCGCCCGCGAGGGCGGTGATCGCAGCCCAGGCGGCGGCCGCGGCATCCGTCACCCGCTCGCGCCGC
This genomic interval from Agromyces sp. Leaf222 contains the following:
- a CDS encoding DUF2207 domain-containing protein, encoding MLPAVILLAIAPALVIFALGIVARIVSRQPVHSPVVQYTRARGASVLHDALLVEADRRAAAAVIVDLAVSRRIRIIANETKREPIGIELQPGAPLTGDELAVLEALFGPEHTSTRLRRFSTDRRALSARLKSVVRNADYALARAGLVAQRRMAWPGTTLTVLAYLGMLVEALLLVITLGSGDWPALIATLAALAVTIATIVVTPASWRRFLPAARERREHLDGLRQYLVLAEADRMRVLQSPTGAQLIPVPQTTDAATTAPADTSPAAASGPLARFHLHEKLLPYAVLFGVERDWIATLKLDVQTLERTNVDTLGDLVSGTADLAELTGHLAQLIVLVDDVAHLTVALGDLVDVSGGLVDLADGVGSVLGSLD
- a CDS encoding tryptophan-rich sensory protein; amino-acid sequence: MTNPERAAHVSSTAGGPSTARTPEAQPPKSSTARDASGTSSGTNSAASSGGDLARQLTVAVSALIAVVGSFIGSGAAGGQRVQDAAGGALAADATLVAPGGGAFAIWSLIYFGLLAYAVWQFLPAQRTDERHRRLGPWVAASLLLNAAWILSIQFDLLWLSVPVIAALLVVLVAAFRIGLELRPKSAIDALVTDGTIGLYLGWVCVATIANIAAVLVAVGFDGFGLPPETWSVGLVAIAGLLGIALAVWDHGRIAPALSLSWGIAWIAVARLTDEPSSTVTGIAAIIAVIAVLIATAAMRVVAMRRPSASHAG
- a CDS encoding alpha/beta family hydrolase, encoding MRLGDDGPADAASPVGGVDSVSALYARPADAWATLVVAHGAGTGMEHPFLAGFASAVRALGVATLRFDFPYREAGRKFPDRPPVAIATWRAAAAYARERAIDASADAGEPIWVSGKSFGGRMASMAVADGMPASGLAFLGYPLHPPGRPEKARDEHLPDLAAPILFLQGRNDPFAAPNEQLDDLVARLRSERGTTGCAVDLEWIADANHSFEIKGRKRPAHEIGASLAASVVDFMRANPA
- a CDS encoding alpha/beta fold hydrolase; the encoded protein is MPARTFRRGDRTIVIHEPDRAEASTVEPAGSRTATAPDAPTYVLVHGLGMAAEYWGGLDERLAESGRVLALDLPGFGDSPKPAKALTVSETADLVADLLIELRAESSVDRPASHPVLVGHSMGAQVVADLAARHPELVERIVLVGPSVNPRERTAHQQAARFLQDIAVIDLFAFARGALAYIQAGSRWVLANLRPTLEHRMELVLPRVRADVLVIRGADDRVVPRYWGQAVAVLAPHARYAEVPGRGHEAVPHQVGPLGDLIAGHARGDRLGSELAPHERRAALSKALGGSTTTRVGWVLRDYGFGARRRLVQLVSTRPPERWRIGDPAMPDVVLVPGVHEHWSFLAPLADTLNRAGHRITIVHGLGMNRRSVPDTSRLLQRALARVDPPPAGRVIVAHSKGGLIGKHLLTDLVRGSGPLGSAGSDRLDVRGAVTLATPYAGSARARWFFDPSMRAFLPTDVTIVELQRDATVNEHIVSIFGTLDAHVPEGSALAGATNVIVPAAGHFRLTASPAAHRAAIDAVAALADARLVPVTPPPAP
- a CDS encoding aminotransferase → MPDVNHPPRGFDFFEAGELAAPNLPPEEVAALLREHWGLDVELRSLGSQQDQNFLAFEAAGSGEADGSGGSGGSDVPSRDDALPIGVVKITNPGFTATELAAQDAAATLIAERAPSLRIATTTTDAEGRPRSIVAVTSEGPLSIRLIEFLDGGTLHGSAYLSPHAVARLGELAARTSLALADFDHDGLDRVLQWDPRFADRVVELLAPHHPDASRRERVTDAAAAAWAAITALAGDLPTQAVHLDLTDDNVVRAVDAGVSGSAGDPGLPGLPGLPDGLIDFGDVTRSWAVAELAITISSVLHHAGAEPVSVLPAIRAFHALRPLSSAEVAAIWPLVVVRGAVLVVSGEHQVQLDGGANAYAADGIEREWRIFEQAVSVPSEVMTGAIAADLGVEPPARAPATGSFGVILRGFDAANAANAVRLDVSPESDAVDAGAWLDAGLEERLALAALDAGASAAWLPRATPRLTESRIRSAESSATIPTGIDVWFAEPQVLEVVESRGSGVRLLIEAATPSAPDQPVVDGLPARTRIRIRLERADGPAAPHLVRPEYANGWLAQTLDPAPVLGLATSAGQGPNGGIEPETETETDHALLSRRTASFAEVQEHYYEAPPRIERGWREHLVGVDGRAYLDMVNNVTPLGHGHVGVADAVSRQLRRLNTNSRFHYGAVVEYAERLAALAPDPLDTVFLVNSGSEATDLAIRVALAATGRRDVVAILEAYHGWTYASDAVSTSVADNPNALETRPDWVHGVDTPNPFRGVHRGADAANYASEAADRIARLAADGRPPAAFIAETFFGNAGGIPLPDGYLAEIYAAVRAAGGLAIADEVQAGFGRLGHWFWGFEQQGVVPDVIAVAKAAGNGYPLGAVITTREIAARFRSQGYFFSSTGGSPASSVAGLAVLDAFRDEGLQRNALDVGTRLKHRLEELAARHPLIGAVHGLGLYLGVEFVRDRATLAPATAETAAICDRLLELGVVMQPTGDHQNVLKTKPPLCLDDDSADFFVAMLDRVLAEGW